In Ochrobactrum sp. Marseille-Q0166, a single genomic region encodes these proteins:
- a CDS encoding DUF1192 domain-containing protein, protein MSDFDEDLKKQHVNVALSDDELSLLSVIEIDQRIALLQFEIERLKTERLKKGDSRAAAEALFR, encoded by the coding sequence ATGAGCGATTTTGATGAAGATCTTAAAAAGCAACATGTCAATGTGGCTCTAAGTGATGATGAACTGTCTCTGCTTTCGGTGATCGAAATCGACCAGCGCATCGCTTTACTCCAGTTCGAAATCGAGCGCCTGAAAACCGAAAGGCTTAAGAAGGGCGACAGCCGCGCTGCGGCAGAGGCCCTTTTCCGCTGA
- a CDS encoding PQQ-dependent sugar dehydrogenase — translation MRSALLTLPFILAASMVTLPAHTAFAESINAGSREATTDLPFNVAAVAEFDTPWAIAFLPGGKLILTEKGGKIFVVSQKGDKTEVTGIPDVLASGQNGLLDIVPAPDFTKSKAVYFTYVMPENGGGALVLARGTLIEGKDKAELKNLEAIWKQGTPAKGGQPGGKIAFSPDKKHLFLSVGDRMIPATAQDDNAPMGKILRMNLDGSVPKDNPHASEEGTKALTWTTGHRNPYGLAFAPDGKLWEHEMGPRGGDEFNLIKPGLNYGWPVVSNGDNYSGRPIPRHSTRPEFEAPMLFWTPVISPGGLAFYKGKQFPDWNGSALIAGLSSQALVRITIDSDGQPHEVERFAMENRIRDVAVGPDGAIWVIEDDNPGRLLKLTPKS, via the coding sequence ATGCGAAGCGCCCTGTTAACGCTGCCATTCATTCTGGCTGCATCGATGGTCACCCTTCCGGCTCATACCGCGTTTGCGGAGAGCATTAATGCAGGAAGCAGGGAAGCCACGACTGACCTGCCATTCAATGTCGCAGCCGTGGCGGAGTTTGATACGCCTTGGGCAATTGCATTTCTGCCGGGCGGCAAACTGATTCTCACTGAAAAGGGTGGCAAGATTTTTGTCGTGAGCCAGAAGGGGGACAAAACGGAAGTGACGGGCATTCCCGATGTGCTCGCCAGTGGTCAGAATGGTTTGCTGGATATTGTCCCCGCGCCTGATTTTACCAAAAGCAAAGCTGTTTATTTTACTTATGTCATGCCCGAAAATGGCGGTGGTGCACTCGTATTGGCGCGGGGAACGCTTATCGAAGGCAAGGACAAGGCCGAATTAAAGAATCTTGAGGCAATCTGGAAACAGGGAACACCGGCCAAAGGTGGACAGCCTGGTGGCAAGATCGCCTTTTCACCCGATAAAAAGCATCTCTTCCTGTCGGTTGGTGATCGCATGATTCCTGCTACAGCACAGGATGATAACGCACCCATGGGCAAGATTTTGCGCATGAACCTCGATGGTTCAGTGCCAAAGGATAACCCTCATGCATCGGAAGAAGGCACCAAGGCGCTGACCTGGACAACGGGTCACCGCAATCCTTACGGACTCGCTTTCGCGCCGGACGGCAAGCTGTGGGAACATGAGATGGGACCGCGGGGCGGTGATGAGTTCAATCTCATCAAGCCGGGACTGAATTACGGCTGGCCCGTTGTCTCCAATGGGGACAATTACAGTGGTCGTCCAATCCCGCGTCACAGCACGCGGCCGGAGTTTGAAGCGCCCATGCTATTCTGGACTCCGGTAATTTCACCGGGCGGACTTGCCTTTTATAAGGGTAAGCAGTTTCCAGACTGGAACGGTTCAGCACTGATTGCAGGGCTTTCCTCTCAGGCACTTGTCCGCATAACAATCGATAGCGATGGTCAGCCCCACGAAGTCGAACGCTTTGCGATGGAAAATCGTATTCGTGACGTAGCCGTCGGGCCGGATGGTGCAATCTGGGTGATTGAGGATGACAATCCCGGACGTCTTCTGAAGCTGACACCGAAATCATAA
- a CDS encoding propionyl-CoA synthetase, whose amino-acid sequence MTSKYAETYAAWQNDAQGFWAEAAGAIDWFKPWDQVFASDEGVYGRWFKGAECNTCYNALDRHVANGRGDQVALIYDSPVTGSVRKITYRELLEEVEALSAVMIDNGVSKGDRVLIYMPMVPEAAVAMLASARIGAVHSVVFGGFAANELATRIDDAKPVMIIAGSCGIEPTRIVPYQAMLDKAIAAAHHKVERCIILQREQHPHNLIAGRDIDYRTAVDAARGRHVPCTPVAATDPLYVLYTSGTTGEPKGVVRDNGGHMVALAWSLKNVFGVEPGQVFWAASDVGWVVGHSYIVYAPLIAGATSILFEGKPIGTPDAGTYWRIIAQHGVEVMFTAPTALRAIKKEDADGDFVRQYDLSKFRALYLAGERADPDTIHWAENLLGCPVIDHWWQTESGWPMVANPLGLGLLETKYGSPAVCLPGYDIRVLDDAGHEVERGQLGNILIKLPLPPGCLPTLWNADERFRKAYLNEFPGYYKTADAGYMDEDGYLYIMSRTDDIINVAGHRLSTGAMEEVLSSHPDVAECAVLGISDSVKGQVPCGFLVLKSNIDRNPLEVEKECVSMIRNAIGPVAAFRLALTVKRLPKTRSGKILRSTIQKIADGEEWKMPATIDDPMILDEISTVLRERHIGLAFA is encoded by the coding sequence ATGACATCAAAATATGCCGAAACCTACGCCGCATGGCAGAACGACGCGCAAGGCTTCTGGGCTGAAGCAGCTGGAGCCATTGACTGGTTCAAGCCGTGGGATCAGGTTTTCGCAAGCGATGAAGGTGTGTATGGCCGCTGGTTCAAAGGCGCCGAATGCAACACCTGTTATAATGCGCTCGACCGCCATGTTGCCAATGGGCGTGGCGATCAGGTTGCGCTTATTTACGACAGCCCGGTTACTGGCTCAGTGCGCAAAATCACCTATCGCGAATTGCTTGAAGAGGTGGAAGCGCTCTCAGCAGTCATGATCGATAATGGTGTGAGCAAAGGTGACCGCGTCCTTATCTACATGCCAATGGTACCGGAAGCTGCCGTCGCCATGCTTGCCTCAGCGCGCATAGGTGCCGTGCATTCGGTGGTCTTTGGTGGCTTTGCTGCCAATGAACTTGCCACGCGTATCGATGATGCAAAGCCCGTGATGATCATCGCCGGGTCATGCGGCATTGAACCAACCCGAATCGTGCCCTATCAGGCGATGCTAGATAAGGCGATTGCCGCGGCCCATCATAAGGTCGAGCGCTGCATCATCCTGCAACGCGAGCAGCATCCCCACAACCTCATTGCAGGCCGCGATATTGACTATCGTACGGCTGTCGATGCCGCACGTGGCCGTCATGTGCCGTGCACACCGGTTGCTGCCACCGACCCGCTGTATGTCCTTTATACTTCGGGTACCACCGGCGAACCCAAAGGTGTCGTGCGCGACAATGGCGGGCATATGGTAGCGTTGGCGTGGTCGCTCAAAAATGTGTTTGGTGTCGAGCCGGGACAAGTGTTTTGGGCGGCATCCGATGTCGGCTGGGTGGTCGGCCATTCCTATATCGTCTATGCACCGCTCATTGCCGGGGCCACCAGCATCCTCTTTGAGGGAAAGCCCATCGGAACACCCGACGCAGGCACCTATTGGCGCATCATCGCACAACACGGTGTGGAGGTGATGTTCACAGCACCAACTGCCTTGCGCGCTATCAAGAAGGAAGATGCAGATGGCGATTTCGTGCGCCAATACGATCTTTCCAAATTCCGTGCGCTTTATCTGGCAGGTGAACGTGCGGATCCCGATACAATCCACTGGGCGGAAAATCTGCTGGGCTGTCCGGTAATTGATCACTGGTGGCAGACGGAAAGCGGCTGGCCGATGGTCGCCAATCCGCTTGGCCTCGGATTGCTTGAAACCAAATACGGTTCGCCTGCGGTCTGTCTGCCTGGCTATGATATTCGTGTGCTCGACGATGCCGGCCATGAAGTTGAACGCGGGCAGCTTGGCAACATTCTCATCAAGCTGCCACTGCCGCCCGGTTGTCTGCCTACGCTCTGGAATGCCGATGAACGCTTTCGCAAAGCTTATCTCAACGAGTTCCCTGGCTACTATAAAACCGCTGATGCGGGCTATATGGATGAAGATGGCTATCTCTACATCATGAGCCGCACGGACGACATCATCAATGTCGCGGGCCATCGTTTGTCGACAGGAGCCATGGAGGAAGTGCTTTCCAGCCACCCTGACGTTGCAGAATGCGCGGTGCTTGGCATTTCTGATTCCGTGAAAGGACAGGTGCCTTGCGGCTTTCTTGTGCTCAAATCCAATATCGACCGCAACCCGCTTGAAGTCGAAAAGGAATGCGTGAGCATGATTCGCAATGCCATTGGTCCGGTCGCGGCTTTCCGACTGGCTCTCACCGTCAAACGGCTGCCAAAAACCCGCTCCGGAAAGATACTGCGTTCAACGATCCAGAAAATCGCTGATGGTGAAGAATGGAAAATGCCTGCCACCATTGATGATCCGATGATTCTCGATGAAATCAGCACGGTTCTGCGTGAGCGCCATATCGGCCTGGCCTTTGCCTGA
- a CDS encoding DUF1013 domain-containing protein has translation MATQLLMPKATAVWLVDNTALSFDQIAALCKLHPLEVKAIADGEASQGIKGLDPVITGQLSREEIAKGEKDPYHRVKLSEPKVRVPEAKRKGPRYTPLSKRQDRPNAILWLVRNHPELKDAQVSRLVGTTKSTIEQIRNRTHWNSASLTAMDPVTLGLCTQIDLDIEVDRAARNRPIVESDNTLLPASATENFDYRDEKPEEEELDAEKVFAKLSSLKSTNTDEDEE, from the coding sequence ATGGCCACCCAGCTTCTTATGCCGAAGGCAACGGCAGTCTGGCTCGTTGATAATACGGCTCTGTCCTTTGATCAGATCGCGGCTCTGTGCAAGCTGCATCCGCTTGAAGTGAAGGCGATTGCGGACGGTGAGGCCTCGCAGGGTATCAAGGGACTTGACCCGGTTATCACTGGCCAGCTGTCGCGCGAAGAAATTGCAAAGGGTGAAAAAGACCCATATCATCGTGTGAAGCTCTCGGAGCCAAAGGTTCGTGTGCCGGAAGCCAAGCGCAAGGGTCCGCGCTATACACCGCTTTCAAAGCGCCAGGATCGCCCAAACGCGATTCTCTGGTTGGTTCGCAACCATCCGGAACTCAAAGATGCGCAGGTGTCTCGTCTGGTTGGAACGACCAAGTCGACTATTGAGCAGATTCGTAATCGCACTCATTGGAACTCCGCAAGCCTTACAGCGATGGATCCGGTAACGCTCGGTCTTTGCACGCAGATCGATCTGGATATTGAAGTTGATCGCGCAGCGCGTAATCGTCCTATTGTTGAATCCGACAATACACTTCTGCCGGCATCTGCGACCGAAAACTTCGATTATCGTGATGAAAAGCCTGAAGAAGAAGAGCTGGATGCGGAAAAAGTTTTCGCCAAGCTTTCTTCGTTGAAGAGCACAAACACCGACGAAGACGAAGAATAA
- a CDS encoding MFS transporter translates to MRIYIQVLALLCGTAFLLMASGLHSLLLPLRGGLEGFSVASLGMLGTTWAGGFVAGCIFAPRLVRRVGHVRAFGCFAACAAIIALLSGIYIDAVSWIILRTFTGFSMAGAFMVIESWLNERATNESRGKIFGLYMMVNYGATMSGQMMVANGDIRSDHLFMITGILFCLALIPTAMSTAVSPKPLTEVQLDLKALYRNSPAAFVGCILIGIANGAWGTLGAVFGAKSGISTTEIALMVSVTIAAGALMQIPVGRISDLIDRRYVLAGVAALAALVGLLAFIIGPSNGTIIIIMTGCYGALAYALYPVAVAHANDHATSESFVKVSSGLLLLYGFGTMLGPLLAAAAMDVFWPAGLFAVTALSHISISAYALFRSRRRASIPKAEKEQFKSMPSVKSATPEAMNLDPRAEAES, encoded by the coding sequence TTGCGAATTTATATTCAGGTTCTGGCGCTGCTCTGCGGCACAGCATTTCTGTTAATGGCCTCCGGTCTGCATAGTCTGCTTTTGCCATTGCGCGGTGGATTAGAAGGTTTTTCAGTAGCATCCCTCGGCATGTTGGGCACCACCTGGGCAGGCGGCTTTGTCGCTGGCTGTATTTTTGCCCCTCGCCTTGTGCGGCGTGTTGGCCATGTTCGTGCTTTTGGCTGTTTTGCGGCATGTGCCGCAATCATCGCACTTTTGTCCGGCATCTATATTGATGCAGTTTCATGGATTATCCTGCGCACGTTTACCGGTTTTTCGATGGCCGGTGCCTTCATGGTCATCGAAAGCTGGCTTAATGAACGCGCCACCAATGAGTCCCGCGGCAAGATTTTTGGCCTTTATATGATGGTCAATTATGGGGCAACCATGAGCGGCCAGATGATGGTTGCCAATGGCGATATTCGGTCTGATCACCTTTTTATGATCACCGGAATTCTATTCTGTCTGGCATTGATCCCAACCGCCATGTCAACCGCAGTAAGCCCAAAACCGCTGACCGAGGTCCAACTTGACCTCAAGGCGCTTTACCGCAATTCACCTGCCGCATTTGTCGGCTGCATCCTGATCGGCATTGCAAATGGTGCCTGGGGTACGCTTGGCGCAGTTTTCGGAGCAAAATCGGGTATTTCGACCACCGAAATCGCGCTTATGGTCAGCGTAACGATTGCTGCCGGGGCTTTGATGCAAATCCCCGTGGGGCGTATTTCAGACCTCATCGACCGGCGCTACGTTCTTGCTGGTGTTGCAGCTCTTGCTGCACTTGTTGGCCTATTGGCCTTCATCATCGGTCCATCCAATGGGACAATCATCATTATCATGACCGGCTGCTATGGTGCGCTGGCCTATGCTTTATATCCTGTTGCAGTCGCCCATGCGAACGATCACGCCACATCGGAAAGCTTTGTGAAAGTATCGAGCGGCCTTCTGTTACTCTATGGCTTTGGCACCATGCTGGGACCTCTGCTAGCAGCAGCGGCCATGGATGTTTTCTGGCCAGCAGGACTGTTTGCCGTCACCGCACTCTCACATATTTCAATTTCAGCTTATGCGCTGTTCCGCTCCCGCAGACGGGCATCGATACCAAAAGCTGAAAAAGAACAGTTCAAAAGCATGCCTTCTGTTAAAAGTGCGACGCCGGAAGCAATGAATCTCGATCCCCGGGCCGAAGCGGAAAGCTGA
- a CDS encoding SDR family oxidoreductase codes for MQLEGKVAIVTGAARGIGYAIAKRFLMDGASVVLSDVDGAGATKAVRDLEQYGRILAIACDVGDKLDIHNLLTYATANLGEIDILVNNAGVVHQAEFLDLKEDDFDRVMRVNLKGAFLCGQAVAKRMVARVEAGGEAGSIINMSSVNAIFGLPDQLAYSVSKGGVNQLTRTMAVALAKWGIRVNAIGPGSIETDMLSAVNKDNELRKKILAHTPLGRIGQASEIAAIAAFLASRDSSYVTGQTIYADGGRLPLSYTAEPPFKV; via the coding sequence ATGCAGTTAGAAGGCAAGGTGGCGATCGTCACGGGTGCGGCCCGCGGTATTGGCTATGCCATTGCCAAGCGCTTCTTAATGGATGGCGCAAGTGTCGTCTTGTCGGATGTCGATGGTGCAGGAGCCACAAAAGCTGTCCGGGATCTTGAGCAATATGGCCGAATTCTCGCCATCGCGTGTGACGTGGGCGACAAGCTCGATATTCATAATCTGCTGACCTATGCCACGGCGAATCTTGGTGAGATCGACATCCTCGTCAACAATGCGGGCGTGGTGCATCAGGCGGAGTTTCTGGATCTGAAAGAAGACGATTTCGACCGCGTGATGCGCGTCAACCTCAAGGGCGCTTTTCTCTGCGGTCAGGCCGTCGCAAAACGCATGGTCGCACGCGTTGAAGCCGGTGGCGAGGCTGGCAGCATTATCAATATGTCTTCGGTCAACGCGATATTCGGCCTGCCCGATCAGCTTGCCTATTCTGTATCCAAGGGCGGCGTGAACCAACTGACACGCACGATGGCAGTGGCGCTTGCAAAATGGGGCATTCGCGTCAACGCAATCGGCCCCGGCTCAATCGAGACCGATATGTTGTCTGCAGTGAACAAAGATAACGAGCTACGCAAGAAGATACTCGCGCATACGCCGCTGGGAAGAATAGGGCAAGCATCTGAAATTGCAGCAATAGCGGCATTTCTCGCATCGCGTGATTCAAGCTATGTGACAGGCCAGACGATCTATGCCGATGGTGGCCGCTTACCGCTGAGCTATACGGCAGAGCCGCCTTTCAAGGTCTGA
- a CDS encoding YafY family protein codes for MRRADRLFQIVQHLRGGRLVTARQLAERLEVSERTIYRDIADLQSTGVPIDGEAGVGYILRQGFELPPLMFTRDEIVALVAGARLIRAWGGVSMARGAEEALVKIEAVLPKEERARITGTQIHAPSTSISVDERRIIDAVERAVDEGTVLNIRYRDLEARESERDIRPLGLWFWGKVWTVIGWCELRNAFRTFRTDRIIAADKAGRTFRSERGKTLADFYRLMELSEYNAFKD; via the coding sequence ATGCGCCGTGCAGACCGTCTTTTCCAGATCGTTCAGCATCTTCGTGGTGGCAGGCTTGTCACCGCTCGGCAACTTGCCGAACGGCTGGAAGTGTCAGAACGAACCATCTATCGCGACATTGCTGATTTGCAGTCAACAGGCGTGCCTATCGATGGTGAGGCTGGTGTCGGCTATATTCTCCGGCAAGGTTTTGAACTGCCGCCGCTGATGTTCACGCGGGATGAAATCGTAGCACTGGTCGCAGGCGCGCGCCTGATCCGTGCATGGGGCGGTGTGTCCATGGCGCGGGGTGCCGAAGAGGCACTGGTGAAGATCGAAGCCGTTCTGCCCAAGGAAGAACGAGCGCGCATTACCGGCACGCAAATCCATGCGCCGTCCACTTCCATCAGCGTGGATGAACGTCGTATTATTGATGCCGTTGAACGTGCGGTCGATGAAGGCACGGTGCTTAACATACGCTATCGCGATCTTGAAGCACGTGAGAGTGAGCGTGACATTCGTCCGCTTGGTCTTTGGTTCTGGGGTAAAGTTTGGACTGTGATCGGCTGGTGCGAATTGCGCAATGCTTTCCGCACGTTTCGCACGGACCGCATCATCGCCGCCGACAAGGCTGGTCGCACATTCCGTTCAGAACGCGGCAAAACACTGGCTGACTTTTATCGGCTCATGGAATTGAGCGAATACAACGCGTTCAAAGATTGA
- a CDS encoding phosphoglycerate kinase, which produces MAFRTLDDVDVKSKRVLVRVDLNVPMANGEVTDLTRIERIVPTIAELSKKGAKVILLAHFGRPKGVASDENSLKHVVKPLSKVLGHGVHFAEDSIGDKAKAAVDALKDGDVLLLENTRFHKGEEKNDPEFVAALAANGDIYVNDAFSAAHRAHASTEGLAHVLPAYAGRAMQAELEALEKGLGQPARPVVAIVGGAKVSTKLDLLSNLIEKVDALVIGGGMANTFLAAQGHNVGKSLCEHDLAPTAREIMAKAEKTKCAIILPVDAVVGWHFAADTPNQTYGVEAVPSDGMILDAGALSTDLIASAIDDAATLIWNGPLGAFELRPFDTATVKTAKHVAARTKAGKLVSVGGGGDTVAALNHAGVADDFTYISTAGGAFLEWMEGKPLPGVDVLKK; this is translated from the coding sequence ATGGCTTTCCGCACCCTTGATGATGTCGATGTCAAATCAAAGCGCGTTCTGGTTCGTGTAGACCTCAACGTGCCAATGGCAAACGGCGAAGTGACCGATCTAACCCGCATCGAACGTATTGTTCCAACCATTGCGGAACTGTCGAAAAAGGGTGCCAAGGTTATTCTGCTCGCTCATTTTGGCCGCCCGAAAGGCGTTGCTTCCGATGAAAACTCGCTGAAGCATGTCGTTAAGCCGCTTTCGAAAGTGCTCGGGCACGGTGTGCATTTCGCAGAAGACAGCATTGGCGACAAGGCCAAGGCCGCAGTCGATGCGTTGAAGGACGGTGACGTTCTGCTTCTCGAAAACACCCGCTTCCACAAGGGCGAAGAAAAGAACGATCCGGAATTCGTGGCGGCACTCGCAGCCAATGGCGACATCTACGTCAACGATGCCTTCTCGGCAGCGCACCGCGCACATGCTTCGACCGAAGGTCTGGCGCATGTCCTGCCAGCTTATGCAGGCCGTGCCATGCAGGCGGAACTTGAAGCACTTGAAAAGGGCCTCGGCCAGCCGGCGCGTCCCGTTGTGGCAATCGTTGGCGGTGCCAAGGTTTCGACCAAACTCGACCTTTTGTCGAACCTGATCGAGAAGGTAGATGCACTGGTCATCGGTGGCGGCATGGCCAATACGTTCCTTGCAGCGCAGGGCCACAATGTCGGCAAATCGCTTTGCGAGCATGACCTTGCCCCTACTGCACGCGAAATCATGGCCAAGGCTGAAAAGACCAAATGCGCCATCATCCTTCCGGTTGATGCGGTTGTGGGTTGGCACTTTGCTGCAGACACGCCAAACCAGACCTACGGCGTTGAAGCAGTGCCAAGTGACGGCATGATTCTTGACGCTGGCGCACTCTCGACCGACCTGATCGCCTCGGCTATCGATGATGCGGCTACGCTTATCTGGAATGGTCCGCTGGGCGCGTTTGAACTGCGTCCGTTCGATACAGCAACCGTCAAGACCGCAAAACATGTTGCCGCACGCACCAAGGCAGGCAAGCTGGTATCGGTGGGCGGCGGCGGTGATACCGTTGCGGCCCTCAATCATGCTGGCGTTGCAGACGACTTCACCTATATCTCGACCGCTGGCGGCGCTTTCCTTGAATGGATGGAAGGCAAGCCGCTCCCCGGCGTTGATGTACTGAAGAAGTAA
- a CDS encoding NAD(P)H-quinone oxidoreductase: protein MMAELPSQMTAIEIAEPGDAKVLRPVLRAVPQPKAGEILVRVRAAGVNRPDVLQRQGSYAPPAGASDIPGLEIAGDVVALGEGVKRYRIGDAVVALLAGGGYADYATVHESTALPLPTGYGYIEAAAIPETFFTVWHNVFERGGLKEGETLLIHGGSSGIGTTAIQLAKAFGATVIITAGSADKCEACLKLGADRAVNYRDEDFVTVVKEMTGGKGVDVILDMVGGDYVDRNYKAAADDGRIVQIAFLNGAKATANFALLMTKRLTHTGSTLRSRSVEFKAGIARELEAKVWPLLAERRVAPVMDMVFPLKDAWRAHDRMEGSQHIGKIVLDVV from the coding sequence ATGATGGCTGAACTTCCCTCCCAGATGACGGCAATTGAAATCGCTGAACCGGGTGACGCAAAAGTGTTGCGGCCTGTTCTGCGCGCGGTCCCTCAACCGAAAGCGGGTGAGATCCTTGTCCGTGTGCGCGCTGCGGGCGTGAACCGCCCCGATGTTCTGCAACGACAGGGCAGCTATGCCCCGCCAGCAGGGGCATCGGACATACCTGGACTGGAGATTGCTGGTGATGTTGTGGCTTTGGGAGAAGGTGTTAAGCGATATCGCATTGGTGATGCAGTTGTCGCGCTGCTTGCCGGTGGCGGTTATGCAGACTATGCAACGGTGCATGAAAGCACCGCGCTGCCGTTGCCAACAGGCTATGGCTATATTGAAGCTGCGGCCATACCGGAAACCTTCTTCACGGTCTGGCACAATGTGTTTGAGCGCGGCGGGCTGAAAGAAGGAGAGACATTGCTGATTCATGGTGGCTCATCCGGCATTGGTACGACTGCCATCCAGCTTGCCAAGGCTTTCGGCGCGACGGTGATCATAACCGCTGGTTCTGCTGATAAATGTGAAGCTTGTCTCAAGCTTGGTGCTGATCGCGCCGTCAATTATCGCGACGAAGATTTTGTCACTGTTGTGAAAGAGATGACTGGCGGCAAAGGTGTGGATGTCATTCTCGATATGGTCGGTGGCGATTATGTCGATCGCAATTACAAAGCTGCTGCCGATGATGGCCGTATCGTTCAAATAGCTTTTCTGAATGGCGCCAAAGCAACCGCCAATTTTGCACTTTTGATGACCAAGCGCCTCACGCATACCGGTTCGACACTGCGTTCGCGGTCTGTCGAGTTCAAGGCTGGCATTGCACGCGAATTGGAAGCAAAAGTCTGGCCGCTTCTGGCTGAGCGCCGCGTTGCACCCGTGATGGATATGGTATTTCCATTGAAAGACGCCTGGCGGGCCCATGATCGGATGGAGGGCAGTCAGCACATCGGTAAAATCGTGCTGGATGTTGTATGA
- the gap gene encoding type I glyceraldehyde-3-phosphate dehydrogenase, with product MAVRVAINGFGRIGRNVLRAIVESGRTDIQVVAINDLGPVETNAHLLRYDSVHGRFPKEVKVAGDTIDVGYGPIKVHAVRNPAELPWKEENVDIALECTGIFTARDKAALHLEAGAKRVIVSAPADGADLTVVYGVNHDKLTKDHQVISNASCTTNCLAPVAQVLNEAIGIEKGFMTTIHSYTGDQPTLDTMHKDLYRARAAALSMIPTSTGAAKAVGLVLPELKGKLDGVAIRVPTPNVSVVDLTFVAKRSTTVEEINNAIREAANGRLKGILGYTDEPLVSHDFNHDSHSSVFHTDQTKVMDGTMVRILSWYDNEWGFSNRMSDTAVAFGKLI from the coding sequence ATGGCAGTTCGCGTTGCAATCAACGGTTTTGGCCGCATCGGCCGTAATGTCCTCCGCGCTATCGTCGAGTCGGGCCGCACCGACATCCAGGTCGTTGCGATCAACGATCTCGGCCCGGTAGAAACAAACGCGCATCTTCTGCGCTATGACAGCGTTCATGGTCGTTTTCCAAAGGAAGTGAAGGTCGCTGGCGACACCATCGACGTCGGCTACGGTCCGATCAAGGTTCATGCTGTGCGCAACCCGGCTGAACTGCCGTGGAAAGAGGAAAATGTCGACATCGCTCTGGAATGCACCGGCATCTTCACCGCACGCGACAAAGCGGCTCTTCATCTTGAAGCTGGCGCAAAGCGCGTTATCGTTTCGGCTCCTGCCGATGGTGCTGACCTCACCGTCGTCTATGGCGTCAACCACGACAAGCTGACGAAGGACCATCAGGTCATTTCCAACGCTTCTTGCACCACCAACTGCCTTGCGCCAGTGGCACAGGTTCTCAACGAAGCCATCGGCATCGAAAAGGGCTTTATGACCACGATCCACTCCTACACGGGCGACCAGCCGACGCTGGACACCATGCACAAGGATCTCTATCGCGCACGCGCAGCAGCTCTTTCCATGATCCCGACCTCGACGGGCGCTGCTAAAGCTGTCGGTCTGGTTCTTCCGGAACTCAAAGGAAAGCTCGACGGCGTTGCAATTCGCGTTCCAACGCCAAACGTATCTGTTGTTGACCTGACCTTCGTTGCCAAGCGCTCGACCACTGTGGAAGAAATCAACAATGCGATCCGCGAAGCAGCCAATGGCCGCCTAAAGGGTATCCTCGGTTACACCGATGAGCCGCTTGTTTCGCACGACTTCAACCATGATTCGCATTCTTCGGTGTTCCACACCGATCAGACCAAGGTCATGGACGGTACGATGGTTCGTATCCTGTCGTGGTACGACAATGAATGGGGCTTCTCGAACCGCATGAGCGACACCGCAGTCGCTTTCGGCAAGCTGATCTAA